The following are encoded in a window of bacterium SCSIO 12643 genomic DNA:
- a CDS encoding T9SS type A sorting domain-containing protein — translation MKKLCVLLCIYLFHFIANAQTKTIYAFDLVNGTTDSITSIAFDTSIVSDTTRYFTGTFNSNIENLNQNLPVTNVYPNTNFAFKRQASLDYDLNKYPIRTSVKIFNIHNDTVGGLCSGSLISRKHVLTAAHCVSRVNTNILFVDSLMVAPVYDNGTFNSNFNSSYVNKIFVFKDWRISGEDLAILELNQNIGASTGWLSIGFNKVDSVLSNGTFYKFSYPGTTLLHIDSNHYNGDSLYYNYGKIDIVDSLFIGINGTSGIPGESGSSLIKIVNNQTYTTYGALTYANGLRHSKINNREFYVFQHIIANDLTTVPPVIPENGDYVIYPNPTVNSFKIRSANRQSSMDVLLYDQVGKLIKSQTAIGVDQDIDISQLSNGVYFIKIISEGQSTTKKIIKN, via the coding sequence ATGAAAAAACTGTGCGTACTACTATGCATCTACCTATTTCATTTTATTGCTAACGCTCAAACCAAGACCATTTATGCTTTTGATCTGGTAAATGGCACTACGGATTCTATTACAAGCATTGCTTTTGATACGAGCATTGTAAGTGACACCACACGCTATTTTACAGGTACATTTAATTCGAATATTGAAAACTTAAACCAAAACCTACCCGTAACCAATGTATATCCCAATACCAACTTTGCCTTTAAAAGACAGGCTTCATTAGATTATGATCTAAACAAATACCCAATTCGAACGAGCGTTAAGATTTTTAATATCCATAACGATACTGTTGGTGGACTTTGTTCCGGAAGTTTAATCAGTCGTAAACATGTACTTACTGCAGCTCACTGTGTATCTAGAGTCAACACCAACATTTTATTTGTAGATTCATTAATGGTTGCACCTGTATATGATAATGGCACTTTTAACTCCAACTTTAACTCCAGTTATGTAAACAAAATATTTGTCTTTAAAGACTGGAGAATTTCGGGTGAAGACCTGGCTATATTGGAACTAAATCAGAATATTGGAGCATCAACCGGTTGGCTAAGTATTGGTTTTAATAAGGTGGATTCTGTATTATCCAATGGTACTTTTTATAAATTTTCATATCCGGGTACTACCTTACTGCATATTGACTCAAATCACTATAATGGTGATAGTCTATATTACAATTATGGTAAAATCGACATTGTAGATTCTCTATTTATAGGAATTAATGGTACAAGCGGAATCCCTGGTGAGAGTGGCAGTTCGCTTATAAAGATTGTAAATAACCAAACCTATACTACATACGGAGCACTTACATATGCCAATGGACTCCGACATAGTAAGATTAATAATCGTGAATTTTATGTTTTCCAACATATTATAGCCAATGACCTGACTACGGTTCCTCCTGTCATTCCTGAAAATGGTGACTATGTCATCTATCCTAATCCCACGGTAAATTCATTTAAAATTAGATCCGCGAATCGACAATCTTCAATGGATGTATTACTATATGATCAGGTGGGAAAACTTATCAAATCACAAACTGCTATCGGTGTAGATCAGGATATTGATATTTCCCAACTTAGCAATGGGGTGTATTTTATAAAAATCATTTCTGAAGGTCAAAGCACCACTAAAAAAATTATCAAAAATTAA
- a CDS encoding AraC family transcriptional regulator, producing MNTTERVRIDYKNRIYKVVVYIENNIHSDLRLEVLAEIANFSPFHFHRLFSAIYKESLGAYVMRKRIERSALHLLRRTSETIAEIGTQYGFENPSSFTRAFKKRFKMSPSEFLSLNQIEMSKICIVDRKNGQDDPNSEKYICVINNLKNWLKMNADVQVKELPKRKVACIRKSGPYTQLGGTFEKLMGWARTQMDITDELRLTWYHDNPKLTDIEVVEWSACVTVSDEVETNSDIRLAEIPGGKYATGRFQITSKDFSNAWESMSLWMVENGYHNCDAAPFEIYYSSKEDHHNDRFDVEICMPIELN from the coding sequence ATGAATACAACTGAACGCGTTCGAATAGATTATAAAAATCGCATTTATAAGGTGGTTGTTTACATTGAAAACAATATTCACTCTGACTTGAGATTGGAAGTTCTGGCAGAGATCGCAAACTTTTCACCTTTTCATTTTCATCGTTTATTCTCAGCTATTTACAAGGAGTCTTTAGGCGCGTATGTAATGCGAAAAAGGATAGAAAGATCAGCACTACATTTGCTAAGAAGAACTTCAGAAACTATTGCTGAAATCGGGACACAATACGGATTTGAAAATCCGTCATCATTTACCCGGGCGTTCAAAAAAAGGTTTAAAATGAGCCCTTCTGAGTTCCTTTCTTTGAACCAAATCGAAATGAGCAAGATTTGTATAGTGGATCGCAAGAATGGTCAAGATGACCCCAATAGTGAAAAATACATTTGTGTCATTAATAACTTAAAAAACTGGTTAAAAATGAACGCAGATGTGCAGGTAAAAGAGTTGCCGAAAAGAAAGGTAGCGTGTATTCGTAAAAGTGGACCCTATACTCAATTGGGAGGGACTTTTGAAAAATTAATGGGCTGGGCCAGAACCCAAATGGATATCACCGATGAATTGAGGCTAACCTGGTATCACGACAATCCTAAACTTACCGATATTGAGGTGGTAGAATGGAGTGCATGTGTAACGGTTTCAGATGAGGTAGAGACCAATTCAGATATCCGATTGGCTGAAATCCCAGGAGGTAAATATGCGACTGGAAGATTCCAGATAACTTCAAAAGACTTTAGCAATGCCTGGGAGAGTATGAGTTTATGGATGGTGGAGAATGGGTATCACAATTGTGATGCAGCTCCATTTGAAATTTACTATAGCAGTAAAGAAGATCATCACAATGATCGATTTGACGTGGAAATTTGTATGCCCATTGAACTGAATTAA
- a CDS encoding DNA alkylation repair protein: MTVQEIMQQLQDFGDENTKNTLMKHGAQEPFYGVKVADLKKILKKTKKNHELSLELYATGNSDAMYLAGLMADEKQITKIDLERWIDEAYWYYLSEYAVAWVAAETDFGFELGLEWIDSKEERKAAAGWSVLAYYAGVNADENLDIDQYMELLERVGNEVHQAQNRVRYTMNGFVIAIGSYITELTAKSKEIAAKIGKVAVEMGGTACKVPLATDYIKKVEDKGRVGKKRKTARC; this comes from the coding sequence ATGACCGTACAAGAAATCATGCAACAACTCCAGGATTTCGGAGATGAAAATACCAAGAATACTTTAATGAAACATGGCGCACAGGAACCATTTTACGGGGTGAAAGTGGCCGATTTAAAGAAGATTCTGAAAAAGACTAAAAAGAATCATGAGTTGTCTTTGGAGTTGTATGCCACCGGGAATTCAGATGCGATGTATTTAGCGGGCTTGATGGCAGATGAAAAGCAAATCACCAAGATAGATTTAGAGCGGTGGATCGATGAAGCGTATTGGTATTACTTAAGTGAATATGCAGTGGCCTGGGTAGCTGCTGAAACCGATTTTGGATTCGAATTGGGACTGGAATGGATTGATTCAAAAGAAGAAAGAAAAGCTGCTGCGGGCTGGTCAGTATTGGCATATTATGCAGGTGTTAATGCAGATGAGAATTTAGATATTGATCAGTATATGGAACTATTGGAGCGCGTAGGTAATGAAGTGCACCAAGCACAAAATAGAGTGCGATACACTATGAATGGTTTTGTCATTGCCATTGGTTCTTATATCACTGAGTTGACCGCAAAATCAAAAGAAATTGCGGCTAAAATCGGTAAGGTAGCAGTAGAGATGGGGGGAACCGCTTGTAAAGTTCCATTGGCTACAGATTATATCAAAAAAGTGGAGGATAAAGGACGTGTAGGAAAGAAACGTAAGACTGCCAGGTGTTAA
- a CDS encoding histidine kinase has product MKKSVKALLHAGFWFSYLVLGIVIIGVIYGSRQEIQEAKFINAFLTIVFFVYFPSALSFYSYYFVVFPRYLQKNKIWQAVILGILTAFVSSLIGNVIFSMTEIGFQCAADGTWETFWGAVAFISFIALINGVVAIVIRGFMTWYDQLKLTEQLRQKNHEMELSLVKAQLDPHFLFNTINNIDVLIVKNAEDASAYLNRLSDIMRFMLFETKTDNVPLSKEIVYIEKYIELQKIRTSNSNYIRYQVTGSPEGKTIAPMVFIPFIENAFKHTTNKKIDDAINVEIHISENAVELICVNKYDSTRKLKKDSNGLGNELIQKRLNLIYPDQHTLEIINENEIYQVRLIIHHG; this is encoded by the coding sequence ATGAAAAAGTCGGTTAAAGCTTTATTACATGCTGGATTTTGGTTTAGCTATTTGGTGCTGGGAATCGTTATTATTGGAGTGATATATGGTAGTAGACAAGAAATTCAGGAAGCCAAGTTTATTAATGCTTTTTTGACCATAGTTTTCTTTGTGTATTTTCCATCGGCATTATCATTTTATTCCTACTACTTTGTAGTATTTCCCAGATATCTTCAGAAAAACAAAATCTGGCAAGCTGTAATACTAGGGATTCTAACTGCATTTGTGTCTTCGCTGATTGGGAATGTGATATTTTCAATGACCGAGATTGGTTTTCAATGTGCGGCTGATGGTACATGGGAAACATTTTGGGGGGCGGTAGCATTTATTTCGTTTATCGCATTGATCAATGGGGTTGTGGCCATCGTTATTCGAGGGTTTATGACCTGGTATGATCAACTGAAATTGACAGAGCAATTGAGACAAAAGAATCATGAGATGGAATTGTCATTGGTAAAAGCGCAGTTGGATCCACATTTCCTATTCAATACCATTAATAATATTGATGTACTTATCGTTAAAAATGCCGAAGATGCATCTGCATATTTAAACCGACTTTCGGATATCATGCGTTTTATGTTGTTTGAAACTAAAACGGATAATGTTCCTTTATCAAAAGAGATCGTTTATATTGAGAAGTATATTGAATTACAGAAAATTAGAACATCTAATTCGAATTATATTCGTTATCAGGTGACCGGTAGTCCAGAAGGTAAAACCATTGCCCCAATGGTTTTTATCCCTTTTATTGAAAATGCGTTTAAGCACACCACAAATAAGAAGATTGATGATGCCATTAACGTTGAAATTCATATATCTGAGAATGCGGTAGAGTTGATTTGCGTGAACAAATATGATTCGACCAGAAAATTGAAAAAAGATAGCAATGGTTTGGGAAATGAACTGATTCAAAAAAGACTGAATCTAATCTATCCCGATCAACATACTTTGGAAATTATCAATGAAAACGAAATATATCAGGTACGATTAATCATTCACCATGGATAA
- the uvrA gene encoding excinuclease ABC subunit UvrA, producing the protein MGAKTEQNSISESHQIEVFGARSHNLKNIDITIPSHQLVVITGLSGSGKSSLAFDTIYAEGQRRYIESFSAYARAFLGNMERPDVDKITGLSPVISIEQKTVSKSPRSTVGTITEIYDFLRLLYARAGDAYSYKTGEKMVKFSSDQILELIFEKYEGQGLMLLAPVVKGRKGHYRELFENIQKKGYVRVRVDGEILNITKGMKLDRYKIHDIEIVIDRVKVSKDARARISESMKTAMKQGGGTFMIVDQNGENPRHFSSKLMCPTSGIAYDDPAPNMFSFNSPYGACPSCNGLGLVSEIDIDKIIPDNKLSIKKGGLAPLGKYQNNWIFKQIENIGKKFNFKLTTPIKDISEEAIDTILHGTKGSFTIENKTLGIRDSEEMSFEGIINWISSQYSENPTKAFARWAESFMNKTNCSSCDGTRLKKESLYFRIADKNIAELSEMDINELSDWFTNIEDRLSERQNTIAKDILKEIRARLGFLLDVGLDYLSLNRGSKTLSGGEAQRIRLATQIGSKLVDVLYILDEPSIGLHQRDNQRLINALKDLRDIGNSILVVEHDKDMMEQADHVIDIGPGAGVHGGEIVAQGHWKDLLKAHTPTTDYLSGVKQIEIPKKRRKGNGDFLKLSGATGHNLKNVKAKFPLGTLICVTGVSGSGKSTLINETLYPALNQHIYKSNKKPLPFKKIEGLEHIDKVIDIDQSPIGRTPRSNPATYTGVFTDIRQLFANIPEAKIRGYKPGRFSFNVKGGRCETCQGGGVRTIEMNFLPDVYVECEECQGKRYNRETLEVRYKGKSISDVLNLTIADAVVFFEHIPSIVQKIKTMLDVGLGYITLGQASTTLSGGEAQRVKLASELSKRNTGKTFYILDEPTTGLHFEDIRILLEVLQTLVEKGNTVLIIEHNLDIIKVADYVIDIGPEGGKGGGQVVFEGTPEKLAQHKTSHTGKFLKLELES; encoded by the coding sequence ATGGGCGCTAAAACCGAACAAAACAGCATATCTGAATCGCATCAAATTGAAGTATTTGGAGCGCGATCTCACAACTTAAAAAATATTGACATCACCATTCCCTCTCACCAGTTGGTGGTGATTACCGGATTAAGCGGTAGTGGAAAATCTTCGCTGGCTTTTGACACTATTTATGCCGAAGGTCAAAGACGATATATTGAGAGTTTTTCTGCATATGCACGTGCTTTTTTAGGTAATATGGAACGTCCGGATGTGGATAAGATTACAGGTTTAAGCCCGGTAATTTCAATCGAACAAAAAACGGTAAGTAAGAGCCCACGTTCTACAGTAGGTACGATTACTGAGATCTACGATTTCTTACGACTTCTATATGCGCGTGCCGGAGATGCCTATTCGTACAAAACCGGAGAGAAAATGGTCAAGTTTTCTTCGGATCAAATCTTAGAGTTGATTTTTGAAAAATACGAAGGTCAGGGATTAATGCTTCTGGCTCCTGTCGTTAAAGGACGTAAAGGACATTATCGTGAACTTTTCGAAAACATTCAGAAAAAAGGATATGTCAGAGTTCGTGTGGATGGCGAGATTTTAAACATCACCAAAGGCATGAAACTGGACCGTTATAAAATCCATGATATCGAGATTGTGATTGATCGTGTGAAAGTTTCCAAAGATGCACGCGCACGAATTTCAGAATCCATGAAAACCGCGATGAAACAAGGTGGTGGTACATTTATGATTGTGGATCAAAATGGTGAAAACCCAAGACATTTCAGTAGTAAATTGATGTGTCCCACTTCAGGAATCGCCTATGACGATCCTGCACCAAATATGTTTTCATTCAACTCACCATATGGGGCTTGTCCAAGTTGTAATGGTTTAGGACTGGTTTCTGAAATTGATATTGACAAGATCATCCCTGACAATAAACTATCGATCAAAAAAGGTGGTTTGGCTCCTTTGGGAAAATATCAAAACAACTGGATTTTCAAACAAATTGAAAACATTGGTAAAAAGTTCAACTTCAAACTGACCACTCCTATTAAAGATATTAGTGAAGAAGCCATTGATACTATTTTGCATGGTACAAAAGGCTCATTTACGATAGAAAACAAGACGCTTGGTATTCGTGATTCTGAAGAAATGAGTTTCGAAGGAATCATCAATTGGATTTCCTCACAATACAGCGAGAATCCAACCAAAGCTTTTGCGCGATGGGCAGAGAGTTTTATGAATAAAACCAATTGTTCTTCATGTGATGGCACGCGATTAAAGAAAGAATCATTGTATTTCAGAATAGCTGATAAAAATATCGCGGAACTTTCTGAAATGGATATCAATGAACTTTCAGATTGGTTTACGAATATTGAAGACAGATTATCTGAACGCCAAAATACGATTGCCAAGGATATCTTAAAAGAAATCCGAGCCAGATTGGGTTTCTTATTAGATGTAGGTTTAGATTATTTGAGTCTGAACAGGGGCTCTAAAACCCTGTCCGGTGGTGAAGCACAGCGGATTCGTTTGGCCACACAAATTGGATCTAAACTGGTTGATGTTCTCTACATTCTGGACGAGCCAAGTATTGGGTTACATCAACGTGATAATCAACGCTTGATTAATGCGCTCAAGGACCTGCGTGATATTGGAAATAGTATTCTGGTTGTGGAGCACGATAAGGATATGATGGAACAAGCGGATCACGTAATTGATATTGGTCCGGGTGCTGGGGTTCATGGTGGAGAAATTGTAGCACAAGGACATTGGAAAGATTTATTAAAAGCACATACTCCCACTACAGATTATTTATCTGGTGTCAAGCAAATTGAAATTCCAAAGAAACGTAGAAAAGGAAATGGCGATTTTCTAAAATTATCCGGAGCTACCGGACATAATCTTAAAAACGTTAAAGCCAAGTTTCCATTAGGTACATTGATTTGCGTAACGGGCGTTTCCGGAAGTGGAAAATCTACATTGATTAACGAAACACTTTATCCGGCTTTAAATCAGCATATTTATAAATCAAATAAAAAACCGCTTCCATTTAAGAAGATCGAAGGGCTGGAACATATTGATAAAGTCATCGATATTGATCAAAGTCCAATTGGACGAACCCCAAGGTCAAACCCAGCTACATATACCGGTGTATTTACAGACATTCGTCAATTGTTTGCCAATATCCCCGAAGCGAAAATCAGAGGTTATAAACCGGGGCGTTTTTCATTTAATGTTAAAGGCGGCAGATGTGAAACTTGTCAGGGTGGCGGTGTACGTACCATCGAGATGAACTTCTTACCTGATGTTTACGTGGAATGTGAGGAATGTCAGGGTAAACGTTACAATAGAGAGACTTTAGAGGTACGTTACAAAGGAAAGTCTATTTCTGATGTACTGAATTTAACCATTGCCGATGCAGTGGTGTTCTTTGAGCATATTCCATCTATCGTTCAAAAAATTAAAACGATGTTGGATGTGGGACTGGGTTATATCACGTTAGGTCAGGCTTCCACTACACTATCCGGTGGTGAAGCCCAAAGGGTAAAGCTGGCTTCGGAATTATCGAAACGGAATACCGGCAAAACGTTCTACATCTTAGATGAGCCGACTACAGGCCTACATTTTGAAGATATTCGCATTTTATTAGAGGTGCTTCAGACTTTGGTAGAAAAAGGAAATACTGTTTTGATTATTGAACACAATCTGGATATCATAAAGGTGGCGGATTATGTCATTGACATAGGTCCGGAAGGCGGAAAAGGTGGGGGTCAGGTAGTTTTTGAAGGAACTCCTGAAAAACTCGCACAGCACAAAACTTCACATACAGGAAAGTTTTTAAAACTAGAATTAGAATCATAA
- a CDS encoding peptidylprolyl isomerase encodes MKKLFFLLIFIWGVGQSTSAQTIVTFYTTLGSFEVELYDTLQPITAGNFKTLVNDKFYDGIIFHRIISNFVIQGGDPNGNGTGGPGYTIPDEFDSSLSNIEKTLSMANAGPNTGGSQFFINTKNNTFLDFDKPPYTSAHPVFGIVISGWDTVEMIENVQVNSNDKPLVDVVMDSIRVTQFPLAIRLPYNTLDGVTVYPNPANEGSVIEILSDQKQEVTISLYDVNGIEVMNRVRQLHKGENQINLSDLGVIGLAQGVYVFRVQYGAQMQTTRIILSE; translated from the coding sequence ATGAAAAAACTATTCTTCCTTTTGATCTTTATTTGGGGTGTTGGGCAAAGCACTTCGGCACAAACCATCGTTACATTTTATACCACTCTTGGGAGTTTTGAAGTGGAGTTATATGATACTTTACAACCCATTACCGCAGGGAATTTTAAAACATTAGTGAATGATAAGTTTTATGATGGGATCATATTTCATCGTATCATTTCAAACTTTGTGATTCAGGGAGGAGATCCGAATGGAAATGGAACTGGTGGCCCCGGATATACAATTCCGGATGAGTTTGACAGTTCGCTATCTAATATTGAAAAAACTTTATCCATGGCTAATGCAGGCCCAAATACCGGGGGGAGCCAGTTTTTTATTAATACCAAGAACAATACTTTTTTAGATTTCGATAAACCACCTTATACCTCAGCGCATCCTGTGTTTGGAATTGTGATTAGCGGATGGGATACGGTAGAAATGATTGAAAATGTACAGGTCAATTCAAATGATAAACCGTTGGTGGATGTGGTCATGGATAGTATTCGCGTAACTCAATTTCCTTTAGCCATCAGGTTACCATATAATACATTAGATGGAGTTACGGTTTATCCTAATCCTGCCAACGAAGGCAGCGTGATTGAAATATTAAGTGATCAAAAACAAGAGGTAACGATTTCATTGTATGATGTGAACGGTATTGAAGTAATGAATCGCGTGAGACAATTACATAAAGGTGAAAACCAAATCAATCTATCCGATCTTGGAGTCATTGGATTGGCGCAGGGAGTTTATGTTTTCCGTGTGCAATATGGAGCCCAAATGCAAACCACGAGAATCATTTTATCAGAATAG
- a CDS encoding YiiX family permuted papain-like enzyme: MLQLRKFLLRTILITGFIYLVLIGYDFILGQQTHAVPIHHSLNIKHHSIQNGDLIFQTSNSSQSKAIQLATHSKYSHMGIIFENNDRYYVYEAIQPVTYTPLDKWIERGQDDHYVIKRLRNSESLITPKSVAHMKIIGEQYKGSDYDIYFEWSDERMYCSELVWKIYKEAFNIEIGQLQKLSEFDLSHTLVKQKMHERYGTNIPLNEKVISPAAMFNSDKLITIEER, encoded by the coding sequence ATGCTTCAACTACGAAAATTTCTACTGAGAACCATTCTCATTACCGGGTTTATTTATCTGGTCTTAATTGGGTATGATTTTATCCTTGGGCAACAGACTCATGCCGTACCTATTCATCATTCATTAAATATAAAGCATCATAGCATCCAAAATGGGGACCTCATTTTTCAAACATCCAATTCGAGTCAAAGTAAAGCTATTCAGCTGGCCACACACTCTAAATACAGTCATATGGGAATTATTTTTGAAAACAATGATCGTTATTATGTCTATGAAGCTATACAACCCGTGACTTATACTCCATTAGATAAATGGATTGAGCGAGGGCAAGATGATCATTATGTGATCAAAAGGCTTCGTAATTCTGAAAGTCTCATTACCCCAAAATCGGTAGCACATATGAAAATCATAGGCGAACAGTATAAAGGTTCTGATTACGATATTTATTTTGAATGGTCAGATGAGCGTATGTACTGCTCTGAGCTGGTTTGGAAAATTTATAAAGAGGCTTTCAATATAGAAATCGGACAACTTCAAAAACTATCCGAATTTGATTTATCTCACACTTTGGTAAAACAAAAAATGCATGAGCGCTACGGAACTAATATTCCATTAAATGAAAAAGTTATTTCACCTGCGGCCATGTTTAATTCGGATAAACTTATTACCATTGAAGAGAGATGA
- a CDS encoding response regulator transcription factor — protein sequence MDKYSCIIIEDEPLALERTKDFVEKIPFLKLSASFDNALSGLSYLKKNRVDLLFLDLNMDELSGIELLESSKIDSQVIITTAYPEYALKGYELNVTDYLLKPFTFDRFLQAVNKAQENISIISSNPTLDFIFVKTENRLEKVTLDDVIYIEGMRDYRRIHTVNKRIMTLQNFKELERIIPSNLVCRVHKSYMVAPSKIDSIERSRIRIADQIIPISDTYRESFFQMINNQPQ from the coding sequence ATGGATAAATATTCTTGCATCATAATTGAAGATGAGCCATTGGCTTTGGAGCGTACAAAAGACTTTGTGGAGAAGATTCCTTTCTTGAAATTAAGTGCATCCTTTGATAACGCTTTGAGTGGACTGTCGTATTTGAAAAAGAACCGAGTAGATCTGTTGTTTTTGGATTTGAATATGGATGAACTTTCGGGAATAGAATTATTGGAGAGTTCAAAGATTGATAGCCAGGTAATCATTACAACAGCCTATCCTGAATATGCCTTAAAAGGGTATGAACTCAATGTTACAGACTATTTATTGAAACCTTTCACATTTGACCGTTTTCTTCAGGCGGTAAATAAAGCGCAGGAAAACATTTCGATTATATCATCAAACCCCACACTTGATTTCATTTTTGTAAAGACCGAAAACAGATTAGAAAAAGTCACTTTAGATGATGTGATTTACATTGAAGGAATGCGCGATTATCGTAGAATTCATACCGTGAATAAACGTATTATGACCCTTCAGAATTTCAAAGAATTAGAACGGATTATTCCATCTAACCTGGTGTGTAGAGTACATAAATCGTATATGGTAGCTCCAAGTAAAATAGACTCTATCGAACGTAGTCGTATTCGCATTGCGGATCAAATTATTCCTATCTCAGACACCTATAGAGAATCATTTTTTCAAATGATCAATAATCAGCCTCAATAG